One window of Sporocytophaga myxococcoides DSM 11118 genomic DNA carries:
- a CDS encoding 2Fe-2S iron-sulfur cluster-binding protein: MIKFEIEDRQGNIQEVEIPEDINLSLMEVLKASDYPVLATCGGMALCATCHIEVERGLEKLGEPSDTELDMLDTLPDASSASRLACQIRIGSHLNGMMFKLKGE, translated from the coding sequence ATGATAAAATTTGAAATAGAAGATAGACAAGGGAATATACAGGAAGTAGAAATCCCGGAAGATATTAATCTGAGTTTAATGGAAGTTTTGAAAGCTTCAGATTATCCGGTATTGGCAACCTGTGGGGGAATGGCGCTTTGTGCGACATGTCATATAGAAGTGGAAAGAGGTTTGGAGAAGTTGGGAGAGCCGTCAGATACAGAACTGGATATGCTGGATACTTTGCCTGATGCTTCTTCAGCTAGCAGGTTGGCTTGTCAGATAAGAATAGGAAGTCATTTGAATGGAATGATGTTTAAGTTGAAAGGTGAGTAA
- a CDS encoding TolC family protein, which yields MTKILKYYLLLFFILPYVVTYGQDYNLNQLLEKAKSSYPVIKAKQYEVRSAQEKVGFARADYLPNFILADQYTYSTSNNLEGAFYPNEGTTFAPSGGIRQDNIYKGAYGSYTTAILDWKVVNFGKVSAGINAAKAEKSKAEKDYENELFQHQVRIADLYLLLLINQQLKRVQEFNLQRAKDYMNTINARVAAGLKPGVDSSLAHAEYTKAELLLLESQRNELSYGLKLKELSGGEMKDTLSIDTMNFFKELPIPIITDNDNLKNAPSLRLYQSFRDLSKARSISIKRSFYPSLSIVGTTWARGSGISRKTNEYRTDFSSGVDYQVFNYLAGVALKWNLTSYFKIHRDYESEMFQYDKYQLLYDAQVLRQSRELKDSEMQFNVALKQAQLSPVQLEAARAAFEQAQIRYSSGLTDLPTFTQSLVTLNRAEADNYIAYSNAWRALLMKAAAAGDLSLFLNQVK from the coding sequence ATGACGAAAATACTGAAATATTATTTATTATTATTTTTTATCCTGCCATATGTTGTCACTTATGGACAAGATTATAATCTTAATCAATTGCTTGAAAAAGCAAAGTCTTCCTATCCTGTCATAAAGGCAAAGCAATACGAAGTAAGAAGCGCTCAGGAAAAGGTGGGATTTGCAAGGGCTGATTATTTGCCTAATTTTATTTTGGCAGATCAATATACATATTCTACAAGTAATAATCTTGAAGGAGCCTTTTATCCTAATGAAGGAACTACCTTTGCACCATCAGGTGGTATCAGGCAGGATAACATATACAAAGGAGCATATGGAAGTTATACAACTGCTATTCTTGATTGGAAAGTAGTTAATTTTGGAAAGGTGTCTGCAGGTATCAATGCTGCAAAGGCTGAAAAGTCAAAGGCTGAAAAGGATTATGAAAATGAGTTGTTTCAGCATCAGGTTAGAATCGCAGATTTATATCTTCTTTTACTTATCAATCAGCAGTTGAAGCGTGTTCAGGAATTTAATCTCCAGAGAGCCAAAGATTATATGAATACAATCAATGCCCGGGTCGCTGCCGGATTAAAGCCTGGAGTGGACAGTTCTCTCGCTCATGCTGAATATACCAAAGCTGAACTATTACTTCTGGAGAGTCAGAGAAATGAGCTTTCCTATGGACTTAAACTTAAGGAATTGAGCGGGGGAGAAATGAAAGATACCCTTTCTATCGACACCATGAATTTTTTCAAAGAGTTGCCTATTCCAATTATAACTGATAATGATAATTTGAAAAATGCACCATCACTCAGGTTATATCAATCTTTCAGAGATTTAAGCAAAGCAAGAAGTATTTCTATTAAACGTTCGTTTTATCCTTCTTTATCTATTGTTGGAACAACATGGGCCAGAGGTTCCGGCATTTCTAGGAAAACAAATGAATACAGAACTGATTTTTCAAGTGGTGTGGATTATCAGGTTTTCAATTATCTGGCTGGTGTGGCATTAAAGTGGAATCTCACTAGTTATTTTAAAATTCACAGAGATTATGAAAGTGAGATGTTTCAATATGACAAATATCAACTTTTATATGATGCCCAGGTCTTGCGTCAGAGCCGTGAATTGAAGGATTCAGAGATGCAGTTCAATGTTGCATTAAAACAGGCTCAGTTGTCACCTGTTCAGCTGGAAGCTGCGAGGGCAGCCTTTGAACAGGCGCAGATCAGGTATAGCTCCGGTTTGACTGATTTGCCGACATTTACCCAAAGCCTAGTGACTCTTAACAGAGCAGAAGCCGATAATTATATTGCCTATAGCAATGCATGGAGGGCTTTACTCATGAAGGCAGCGGCAGCAGGAGATCTTTCATTGTTTTTAAATCAGGTGAAATAA
- a CDS encoding NAD(P)/FAD-dependent oxidoreductase, protein MIHTDLCIIGAGPVGLFAVFEAGLLKMRCHLIDVLPQIGGQLSEIYPKKPIYDIPGFPEVLAQDLVDNLKKQIDPFKPTYTLGERVETLVKREDGTFEIKTSDESVITCKAVVIAGGLGCFEPRKPEIENLEKYEGKGVYYMVKDPERFRDKKIIIAGGGDSALDWTIFLSNVASEVTLVHRNESFRGAPDSAEKVFELAKAGKVKLLLNTHLKELKGDNILESATVIGKEKEVRELKTDYLIPLFGLSPKLGPIAEWKLNIDKNAIEVNTFDYSTNVPGVFAIGDINTYPGKLKLILCGFHEAALMAQSAFKYVYPDQKLSFKYTTVNGVNAF, encoded by the coding sequence ATGATACACACAGATTTATGCATTATTGGAGCCGGACCTGTCGGACTTTTTGCTGTTTTTGAAGCTGGTTTATTAAAGATGCGCTGTCACCTTATCGATGTTCTTCCGCAGATCGGTGGGCAGTTGTCGGAGATTTATCCTAAAAAACCAATTTATGATATACCAGGCTTTCCAGAGGTACTGGCTCAGGATCTGGTAGACAATCTCAAAAAACAAATAGATCCATTTAAGCCTACCTATACTTTGGGGGAAAGGGTCGAAACACTTGTGAAAAGGGAAGATGGGACTTTCGAAATAAAAACTTCTGATGAGTCTGTCATTACCTGTAAAGCTGTTGTAATTGCTGGAGGTCTAGGGTGTTTTGAGCCAAGAAAACCGGAGATAGAGAACCTTGAAAAATATGAAGGAAAAGGAGTTTATTATATGGTTAAAGATCCCGAGCGCTTTCGTGATAAAAAGATCATCATTGCCGGAGGAGGTGACTCTGCTTTAGACTGGACTATTTTTTTATCTAACGTCGCATCAGAAGTCACACTTGTTCATAGAAATGAATCTTTCAGAGGGGCACCAGATAGTGCTGAGAAGGTCTTTGAACTGGCCAAAGCCGGTAAGGTTAAATTGTTATTAAACACTCATCTTAAAGAACTGAAAGGAGATAATATCCTTGAATCTGCTACTGTAATAGGCAAAGAGAAGGAGGTTCGCGAACTTAAAACGGATTATCTCATTCCGTTATTTGGCCTGAGTCCAAAGCTTGGCCCTATTGCGGAGTGGAAATTGAACATAGATAAAAATGCGATTGAAGTAAATACATTTGATTATAGTACAAATGTTCCCGGAGTATTCGCGATTGGTGATATAAACACTTATCCTGGTAAGCTGAAGCTTATTCTGTGCGGATTTCATGAAGCAGCACTGATGGCTCAGAGTGCTTTCAAATATGTTTATCCCGATCAGAAGCTAAGCTTTAAGTATACAACTGTAAATGGAGTCAATGCTTTTTAA
- a CDS encoding ROK family protein, which translates to MFKIGIDLGGTKIEAIILNDSLNEIFRKRINTEQEKGYDHILDNIASLYKECSKAINEAEHTFGIGTPGSVSAKTGMLKNSNTVCLNGKPFLPDLEKRIGRKVAIENDANCFAMAEALNGAGKGQSMVFGVIMGTGCGGGIVYKGEVIPGLQSIAGEWGHTTIDYQKGPACYCGKRGCVETFISGGGVEKRYEDLTGEKKSLHEIISLYRSGNQNAGIIMQKFFEHFGVALSNVLAVIDPDIVVLGGGVSNIEELYTLGIDQVKKYHFNDELKTIIVKNTTGDSAGVIGAALIGV; encoded by the coding sequence ATGTTTAAAATCGGCATAGATCTTGGCGGTACCAAAATAGAAGCTATCATCCTGAATGATTCCTTAAATGAAATTTTCAGAAAGAGAATTAATACAGAACAGGAAAAAGGTTATGATCATATTCTCGATAACATCGCTTCATTGTATAAAGAATGTAGCAAGGCTATCAATGAAGCTGAACACACCTTTGGAATTGGTACACCTGGATCCGTATCTGCTAAAACAGGTATGCTTAAAAACTCTAATACTGTTTGTCTTAATGGAAAACCATTTCTTCCCGATCTTGAAAAAAGAATTGGTAGAAAAGTAGCCATAGAAAATGATGCTAACTGCTTTGCCATGGCCGAGGCCTTGAACGGAGCTGGTAAAGGCCAATCAATGGTATTCGGAGTTATCATGGGAACAGGATGTGGCGGAGGAATCGTATACAAAGGAGAAGTCATACCAGGCTTACAATCAATAGCAGGTGAATGGGGACATACCACTATAGATTATCAGAAAGGACCAGCATGCTATTGCGGTAAACGGGGCTGTGTAGAAACATTTATCTCAGGAGGCGGAGTTGAGAAGCGATATGAAGACCTGACAGGAGAAAAAAAATCTCTGCATGAAATTATATCACTATATCGTTCAGGCAATCAGAATGCAGGAATCATCATGCAGAAGTTTTTTGAGCATTTTGGAGTAGCACTCTCCAATGTACTTGCGGTAATAGATCCTGATATTGTAGTTCTTGGAGGAGGAGTTTCAAACATTGAAGAACTTTATACGCTCGGAATTGATCAGGTAAAAAAATATCATTTTAATGATGAATTAAAAACGATCATAGTAAAAAATACAACAGGAGATTCGGCAGGAGTTATAGGGGCTGCACTCATAGGTGTTTAA
- a CDS encoding MarR family winged helix-turn-helix transcriptional regulator — protein sequence MEDYLCNMYSFLLDRTARRVKQYAQQQFNEKSFNVTLDQWLVLRHLYEHNDLNQKELAELLFKDTPTLTRIIDLLCDKGLTERKMHTRDRRSFIVHLTDAGLAMVKELMPQVSGIRLKAWQGLSEKDFEEFKRILNSIYNNLENS from the coding sequence ATGGAAGACTACCTCTGTAATATGTACTCCTTTCTCCTCGACCGCACAGCGCGTAGAGTAAAACAATATGCACAGCAGCAGTTTAATGAGAAAAGCTTTAATGTCACTCTGGATCAGTGGCTTGTGCTGCGACATTTATATGAACATAATGATCTGAATCAAAAAGAACTGGCTGAGCTTCTTTTTAAAGATACACCTACACTCACACGTATTATCGACCTACTTTGTGATAAAGGGCTAACAGAGCGTAAAATGCATACGAGAGATCGCCGGTCTTTCATTGTTCATTTAACAGATGCTGGGCTGGCTATGGTAAAGGAATTAATGCCGCAGGTTTCAGGAATCCGTTTAAAAGCTTGGCAGGGACTTTCTGAAAAAGACTTTGAAGAGTTTAAAAGGATTCTAAATTCAATATATAATAACCTGGAAAATAGCTAG
- a CDS encoding efflux RND transporter periplasmic adaptor subunit, with protein MNMFRIAFSIAIVTLLFACSKEERKHESVHKDEVALVAVSKVLSLQPEKPLLLPGELHPWNKVSIYSKVKGFVKELKVDRGSQVRKGQILAVLDAPEVLAEFDQAKGQLSAAEGAYEESKARLIASSLTYRRLIKANATKGAVALNELDQAKAKMFADSASVSNAKGNLDAARSHYRTKQELVNYLSITAPFDGVIIERNISPGALTGATDGNSKPLFILEDNSRLRLTLAIPELYSNTVNKEGVVTFQVSAVPDKDFKAKFGRSAGSVLDKNRVMMAEFDYNNITKELKAGMYADVQIPVVRSSATLFVPKSAVVNSSEEVFVIRNNKNKAEWVPVKKGIVLDTLVEVFGDLSKGDVILKEGSEEIRDGQELRVNSKL; from the coding sequence ATGAACATGTTTAGAATAGCTTTTAGCATTGCAATTGTTACATTACTATTTGCATGTAGCAAGGAAGAAAGGAAGCATGAGTCAGTGCACAAAGATGAAGTTGCACTGGTGGCTGTTTCAAAAGTATTAAGTCTTCAGCCTGAAAAACCACTGTTGTTGCCAGGGGAACTACATCCATGGAATAAGGTAAGTATTTATTCGAAAGTTAAAGGGTTTGTAAAAGAGCTGAAAGTAGACAGAGGTTCACAGGTGCGCAAAGGTCAGATTCTTGCGGTCCTGGATGCTCCTGAAGTACTTGCCGAATTTGATCAGGCAAAAGGTCAGCTTTCAGCAGCAGAAGGTGCATATGAGGAATCAAAAGCCAGGCTGATTGCATCGTCTCTTACATACCGAAGATTAATAAAAGCAAATGCTACAAAAGGAGCAGTCGCATTGAATGAACTGGATCAAGCCAAAGCAAAGATGTTTGCAGACAGTGCATCCGTTTCCAATGCAAAAGGCAATTTGGATGCAGCACGCTCGCATTATAGGACTAAGCAGGAATTGGTCAATTATCTTTCTATTACTGCTCCATTTGATGGTGTAATTATAGAAAGAAATATAAGTCCAGGTGCATTGACAGGGGCGACGGATGGAAATTCCAAGCCACTTTTTATTCTGGAAGATAACTCCAGACTTCGTCTGACACTTGCAATTCCTGAATTGTATTCTAATACTGTTAACAAGGAAGGTGTGGTTACTTTTCAGGTAAGCGCAGTTCCTGATAAGGATTTTAAAGCAAAGTTTGGAAGAAGTGCAGGTAGCGTGCTGGATAAAAATAGAGTGATGATGGCAGAGTTTGATTATAATAATATAACTAAAGAGCTAAAAGCAGGGATGTACGCAGATGTTCAGATACCTGTTGTGAGGTCATCAGCAACATTATTTGTTCCCAAGTCAGCAGTTGTAAATTCAAGTGAAGAAGTATTTGTGATAAGAAATAATAAGAACAAAGCAGAATGGGTGCCTGTGAAAAAGGGGATTGTTTTGGATACACTTGTTGAAGTCTTTGGAGATCTGAGTAAAGGGGATGTTATTCTGAAAGAAGGTTCTGAAGAGATAAGAGATGGGCAGGAGTTGAGGGTGAATAGCAAGTTATAA
- a CDS encoding sensor histidine kinase, with the protein MKLLTKTTIYYILISLITYLLIAGTFYIAVKHLIYKEVEERLRAEQHDFEAFVKRHGGWDESSYFVENKIEIQKLSKFDPTQAEDTFKDTIFYNKYTKEDVPFRELTFYNKLKNNWYKISIRKSLIETTELIRYITLTMLFLLNIGLSSMFIFFRKMSKNIWMPFYNTLDKAKKFDIKDDKDIQVSETQIYEFNELNDVIKKMTGKMRKDYLSLKEYTENASHEIQTPLAIINSKVENLIQCDNLTDKQVLWIEDIQNACLKISKMHKALLLLSKIDNGQYNTLEQIDFNVMIRGKLEEFEALYTHKNISISLINKGTFQSNIHGDLADILLTNIIKNSIVHNVSHGAVNIEIKNTSIEVCNTGHPLVTVPEKLFERFKKDKNSDSLGLGLSIVKKIADHSGLKVEYRYGNSLHKMILSK; encoded by the coding sequence ATGAAACTTCTTACCAAAACAACAATCTACTATATATTAATCTCATTAATCACCTACCTTCTCATTGCTGGTACATTCTACATTGCCGTAAAGCATTTGATCTATAAAGAAGTTGAAGAGAGACTGAGAGCAGAGCAGCATGATTTCGAAGCTTTTGTAAAAAGACATGGGGGTTGGGATGAAAGCTCCTATTTTGTAGAAAATAAAATTGAGATTCAAAAGCTGTCAAAATTTGATCCCACTCAGGCTGAAGACACTTTCAAAGACACCATTTTTTACAATAAATACACCAAAGAAGATGTCCCATTTCGGGAACTCACCTTTTATAATAAACTTAAAAACAACTGGTATAAAATAAGCATTCGTAAGTCTCTCATCGAAACCACTGAGCTTATCAGATACATTACACTTACCATGCTCTTCCTGTTAAATATAGGCCTTTCCAGCATGTTTATCTTTTTCAGAAAAATGTCAAAAAATATATGGATGCCTTTTTACAATACTCTAGACAAAGCCAAAAAATTTGACATCAAAGATGATAAAGATATTCAGGTTTCAGAAACTCAAATCTATGAGTTTAATGAACTGAATGATGTAATTAAAAAAATGACAGGTAAAATGCGTAAGGATTATCTGAGTCTAAAAGAATATACTGAAAATGCTTCTCATGAAATTCAAACCCCGCTAGCGATTATCAATAGCAAAGTCGAAAACCTTATCCAGTGCGACAATCTTACAGACAAACAGGTACTCTGGATTGAAGATATTCAGAATGCTTGCTTAAAAATTTCTAAGATGCACAAGGCACTTCTCCTTCTTTCAAAAATAGATAATGGCCAATACAATACATTAGAGCAGATAGACTTTAATGTTATGATCCGCGGCAAGTTGGAAGAATTTGAAGCTTTATATACCCACAAAAATATCAGTATAAGTCTTATCAATAAAGGTACATTTCAGTCAAACATACATGGGGATCTTGCTGATATTTTATTAACCAACATCATTAAAAACTCTATTGTCCACAACGTATCTCACGGGGCTGTAAACATTGAAATCAAAAATACCTCAATTGAGGTTTGCAATACCGGCCATCCACTTGTTACTGTTCCTGAGAAGTTATTTGAAAGATTTAAGAAAGATAAGAATAGTGATTCTCTCGGCCTTGGCCTTTCCATTGTAAAGAAAATTGCAGACCACTCAGGATTGAAAGTAGAATACAGATATGGGAATTCGTTGCATAAGATGATACTGTCGAAATAA
- a CDS encoding response regulator transcription factor, with the protein MKILVIEDEKALAGSITSQLEKEGYLCEAAYDYPSGLEKIMIYNYDCVVVDINLPGGDGFSLVENLKKSSSSTGIIIISARNSLDDKVRGLNTGSDDYLVKPFHFSELNARIKSLLRRRNFNGSNEILFHEIKVDLNSRKVFVNNNEIVLYRKEFDLLMYFLSNKNHVLTKVAIAEHLWGDNIDSADSLDIVYSHIKNLRKKLLDKGSKDYIQSIYGIGYKFGEK; encoded by the coding sequence ATGAAAATTCTGGTTATTGAAGACGAAAAAGCACTTGCAGGAAGCATTACTTCTCAGCTGGAAAAAGAAGGATACCTCTGCGAAGCAGCCTACGACTATCCAAGCGGACTGGAGAAGATAATGATATATAATTATGACTGTGTTGTAGTTGATATTAATCTTCCGGGGGGAGATGGTTTTTCACTGGTAGAGAATCTGAAAAAATCTTCATCATCTACAGGAATTATTATTATTTCAGCGAGAAACTCACTTGATGATAAAGTCCGGGGTTTAAATACAGGATCAGACGACTACCTAGTAAAGCCATTTCACTTTTCTGAACTAAACGCCCGCATTAAATCTCTTCTGAGAAGAAGAAATTTTAATGGCAGCAATGAGATATTATTTCATGAAATCAAAGTTGATCTCAACTCCAGAAAGGTATTTGTGAACAATAACGAGATTGTTCTTTATCGAAAAGAATTTGACTTGCTGATGTATTTTCTGTCCAACAAAAATCATGTACTTACCAAAGTTGCCATTGCTGAGCACTTATGGGGGGACAATATAGACTCGGCAGATTCATTGGATATCGTATATTCACACATTAAAAACCTAAGGAAAAAGCTATTGGACAAAGGCAGCAAAGATTACATCCAGTCTATTTACGGAATCGGTTATAAATTTGGGGAAAAATGA
- a CDS encoding efflux RND transporter permease subunit, whose translation MFQLIRSALRNPIAIMVMVIGIGFFSMLSLFKIPVDIFPNLDLPTIYIVQPYGGMAPEEMDAFIATRYQDHFLYVSGIRNVDVKTIQGLCLIKLEFYPGTNMAQAAGEVANNVSRAKAYMPEGTVPPQVIRFDASSVPVGQLVFESKTSSLNEIQDLASSRVRPMFSKIEGVSSPPPLGGNQRSVLIKIDPNLVRSYKLTPEEIIKAVVANNQPSPAGNLRIGKKTLMTPVNSLIERPEDFLNIPIRIGAGPTVFIRDIGVVEDGSDITVSYALVNGRRAVYIPVVKKSDASTLTVVNNIKTALPTLQNALPEDVNVTYEFDQSGYVINALKSLVSEGILGAVLTGLMVLLFLKDWRSVIIVVVTIPISVLSAVILLNLFGQTINIMTLSGLALAIGVLVDESTVTIENIHQHLEMNKPKAVAIWDACKEIALPKLLILFCILAVFAPAFIMVGVPKSMFLPLSLAVGFAMIASFILSQTLVPVLSNWLLKHHGRHEGNTLALDPEEIKTMINDGFEKQEKPSAFERFKQRYIRILGKILKNRARWTVGYFAASIILIGLCMYAIGTDILPKASSNQFQLRIRAKDGTRVEETERITLKILRLIQNEVGADNVEVSSAFVGTVPSSYGTSNIFVFNSGPQESVMQVAFSEHADINMDDLKERIRTKVKEQLPDVRISFEPIELVDKIMSQGSPNPIEVTVASKDIKEANRFAEKILKNMKAISFLRDVQIAQPMSYPTLKVNIDRERAGQLGLTSTQISRSLVAATSSSRFTDKNLWMDYKKGLAYQVQVQIPETEMTSIDDIGNIPLLSDQLHPVLSDVATFSEVSAPGQFDRSGPNRLVTITANLHKTDLGRAGKEVQKAIKKAGSLPRGLVVDLKGQTKLLNDTLNSLQLGLLAAVVIIFLLLAANFKSFKLALLILSAVPAVVAGALLMLLACGATLNLQSYMGLIMSVGVSVANAILMITNAEQVRLELKDAPHAAMLAANSRIRPILMTSIAMIAGMIPMASGLGEGGDQVAPLGQAVIGGLLASTMASLFILPAIFVSLQKKASFNSISLDPEDPESTYYKLQQKGIYEHV comes from the coding sequence ATGTTTCAATTAATCAGGTCAGCACTTAGAAACCCTATTGCCATTATGGTAATGGTGATAGGAATTGGATTTTTTTCCATGCTATCGTTGTTTAAAATTCCGGTTGATATATTTCCTAATCTGGATTTGCCAACTATTTATATTGTTCAACCATATGGTGGTATGGCACCAGAGGAGATGGATGCATTTATAGCAACCAGGTACCAGGATCACTTTCTTTATGTTTCAGGAATCAGAAATGTTGATGTGAAGACCATACAGGGACTGTGCCTTATAAAACTTGAATTTTATCCTGGAACCAATATGGCTCAGGCTGCAGGAGAGGTGGCCAATAATGTTTCGAGAGCCAAAGCTTATATGCCAGAAGGGACAGTTCCGCCTCAGGTAATACGATTTGATGCAAGCTCCGTACCTGTTGGTCAATTAGTTTTTGAAAGTAAAACCAGTTCTTTGAACGAAATACAGGATCTTGCAAGTTCAAGGGTGCGTCCGATGTTTTCTAAGATTGAAGGTGTTTCAAGTCCTCCTCCTTTAGGTGGAAATCAAAGATCCGTTCTTATTAAAATTGATCCTAATCTAGTAAGGAGTTATAAGCTAACTCCGGAAGAAATAATCAAGGCTGTTGTGGCGAACAACCAGCCTTCTCCTGCGGGTAATCTCAGGATAGGAAAAAAAACGCTCATGACGCCTGTGAACTCTTTAATTGAGCGCCCTGAAGATTTTTTGAATATTCCTATAAGAATAGGTGCTGGTCCGACTGTTTTCATTCGTGATATAGGCGTTGTAGAAGACGGATCTGATATTACTGTAAGCTATGCTTTGGTCAATGGAAGAAGAGCCGTTTACATTCCTGTTGTAAAAAAATCGGATGCCTCTACTTTAACAGTAGTAAATAATATAAAGACTGCGTTACCTACTCTGCAGAATGCATTACCTGAAGATGTAAATGTGACTTATGAATTTGATCAGTCAGGTTATGTAATAAACGCTCTGAAAAGCCTTGTCAGTGAAGGTATTCTTGGAGCTGTACTTACTGGACTTATGGTGCTATTGTTTCTTAAGGATTGGCGTAGCGTGATCATTGTCGTTGTGACTATTCCGATTTCGGTTCTTTCAGCAGTCATTTTGCTGAATTTGTTCGGACAAACGATAAATATAATGACTCTAAGCGGCCTGGCATTGGCAATAGGTGTGCTTGTAGATGAATCAACTGTCACCATTGAGAATATTCACCAGCATCTGGAGATGAATAAACCTAAAGCTGTTGCCATTTGGGATGCTTGTAAAGAAATTGCTCTTCCGAAATTGCTCATCTTGTTTTGTATCCTTGCTGTATTTGCGCCGGCATTTATAATGGTAGGAGTGCCTAAGTCTATGTTCCTGCCCCTTTCTCTTGCGGTGGGCTTTGCGATGATTGCTTCGTTTATACTTTCTCAAACTTTGGTGCCGGTTTTATCTAACTGGCTATTAAAGCATCATGGTCGTCATGAAGGAAATACCTTAGCACTGGATCCGGAAGAGATTAAAACAATGATCAATGATGGGTTTGAAAAGCAGGAGAAACCTTCTGCATTTGAGCGATTCAAGCAGAGGTATATTCGAATATTAGGGAAGATTTTAAAGAATAGAGCAAGGTGGACGGTAGGATATTTTGCGGCTTCCATCATACTGATTGGCCTATGTATGTATGCTATTGGAACGGATATATTACCAAAAGCAAGTAGCAATCAGTTTCAGCTGCGAATCAGGGCCAAAGATGGAACCAGGGTCGAAGAGACAGAAAGAATAACTCTTAAAATACTTAGACTGATCCAAAATGAAGTGGGAGCGGATAATGTGGAAGTTTCTTCAGCTTTCGTAGGAACAGTACCTTCAAGCTATGGTACCTCTAATATCTTTGTTTTTAATAGCGGTCCTCAGGAATCTGTTATGCAGGTAGCTTTTTCTGAACATGCTGACATAAATATGGATGATTTAAAGGAGCGTATTAGAACAAAAGTTAAAGAGCAGCTTCCCGATGTAAGGATATCTTTTGAACCTATAGAGCTTGTTGATAAAATTATGAGTCAGGGCTCTCCCAACCCAATAGAAGTAACAGTGGCATCTAAAGATATCAAAGAAGCCAATAGGTTTGCGGAAAAGATTTTGAAGAACATGAAAGCTATTTCATTTTTAAGAGATGTTCAGATAGCTCAGCCTATGTCATACCCTACACTTAAGGTTAATATTGACAGGGAACGTGCCGGTCAGCTTGGTCTTACATCCACTCAGATTTCAAGGTCACTTGTGGCTGCGACATCTTCAAGCAGGTTTACAGATAAGAACCTTTGGATGGACTATAAGAAAGGGCTTGCTTATCAGGTACAGGTTCAGATTCCGGAAACGGAAATGACCTCAATTGATGATATAGGAAACATTCCACTTCTTAGTGACCAGTTGCATCCTGTGCTTTCAGATGTGGCGACATTTTCTGAAGTATCAGCTCCTGGCCAGTTTGATCGTTCAGGACCAAACAGACTTGTAACAATCACTGCTAATCTACATAAGACAGATCTGGGAAGAGCTGGGAAAGAAGTACAAAAGGCAATTAAAAAAGCTGGTAGTCTTCCCAGAGGTTTGGTTGTAGATCTTAAAGGGCAAACTAAACTTTTAAACGATACATTGAATAGCCTTCAATTGGGACTGCTTGCGGCGGTGGTCATTATTTTCCTTTTGCTGGCGGCTAATTTTAAATCATTTAAATTGGCGTTGCTGATTCTTTCAGCTGTTCCAGCTGTGGTCGCAGGAGCTTTGTTAATGTTGCTGGCTTGCGGAGCAACTCTTAATCTGCAATCCTATATGGGGTTAATCATGTCTGTAGGTGTTTCGGTGGCAAATGCTATACTGATGATTACCAATGCTGAGCAGGTCAGACTGGAATTAAAGGATGCTCCGCATGCAGCAATGCTGGCGGCAAATAGCAGAATTCGTCCCATTCTCATGACAAGTATTGCAATGATTGCCGGTATGATTCCCATGGCAAGCGGACTAGGAGAGGGGGGAGATCAGGTTGCTCCATTGGGACAAGCGGTTATTGGGGGATTGCTAGCATCAACAATGGCCTCCCTGTTTATTTTGCCTGCAATTTTTGTTTCATTGCAGAAAAAGGCATCGTTTAATTCAATCTCTCTTGATCCGGAAGATCCGGAAAGCACTTACTATAAATTACAACAAAAAGGAATATATGAACATGTTTAG
- a CDS encoding DUF6686 family protein: MCEQIQLSKTRHGQIFRCNKCEGKVCLMYKNIVQGLQINDFYKLKNVIDTVNIEEFFLQYQGEQRLSIRTSFSDLFFAFDVSELYELRELMTYADLKIKLYENIKNNLN, encoded by the coding sequence ATGTGCGAGCAGATTCAGTTAAGTAAGACAAGACACGGACAGATCTTCAGATGCAACAAATGTGAAGGAAAGGTTTGTCTTATGTATAAGAACATAGTTCAGGGATTGCAAATAAATGATTTCTATAAACTAAAAAATGTTATAGATACTGTAAATATTGAAGAGTTTTTTCTTCAATACCAAGGAGAGCAAAGACTAAGTATAAGAACTTCCTTCTCAGATCTGTTTTTTGCTTTTGATGTCAGTGAGTTGTATGAGTTAAGAGAACTTATGACTTATGCAGATCTAAAAATCAAACTGTATGAAAACATAAAAAATAATCTTAATTAA